The proteins below are encoded in one region of Reichenbachiella sp. 5M10:
- a CDS encoding DUF3575 domain-containing protein, translated as MKKSLLVLLLSLCALGTRAQVDAQFNFVNLMLFEASGSVEAALNDNVSFGGFTGYHYGLPNGIDEIHPGIDNQGGENEFFYIGPELKYYVYPKDKIDRFYLGVYARYSVGKATSADDGTYDINGNWISRTYSSTYNKVAFGISLGSKWVTRNNIVFGVSGGIDRNLLAIYADEEYLDHTPGGSDDENFGFRLGLSIGYRFD; from the coding sequence ATGAAAAAATCACTCCTTGTCCTACTACTCAGTCTCTGTGCCCTCGGCACTCGCGCACAAGTAGACGCACAGTTCAACTTTGTCAACCTGATGCTATTCGAAGCATCCGGCTCAGTCGAAGCTGCTCTCAATGACAATGTCAGTTTCGGAGGATTTACAGGGTACCATTACGGTCTCCCCAATGGAATAGATGAAATCCACCCAGGCATTGACAATCAAGGGGGAGAGAACGAATTCTTCTACATCGGTCCCGAATTGAAATACTATGTATACCCGAAAGACAAAATCGACCGATTCTATCTAGGAGTATATGCCCGATACAGTGTAGGCAAAGCAACCTCCGCTGACGATGGAACCTACGACATCAATGGCAACTGGATTTCTAGGACTTACTCTTCTACGTACAACAAAGTAGCATTTGGAATCAGCCTAGGATCCAAATGGGTCACCCGCAACAACATTGTATTCGGAGTATCAGGAGGTATCGATCGAAACCTTCTCGCCATCTATGCAGACGAAGAATATCTAGACCACACTCCTGGTGGTTCGGATGATGAAAATTTCGGGTTCCGACTTGGCCTGAGTATAGGGTACCGTTTCGACTAA
- a CDS encoding DUF3575 domain-containing protein has product MNNSSLKYLGVSILLFLASRPQASAQQDFQINLSNLIFYEANMNYEFLSFDGNATLGAFGGYVYGFPGNNEDQQYYYVGPELRFYPFPNRGADGFFLGLYSRYKNGYKTQTITESGYTSGGDRLNENTELKVDYEKLAFGFNLGMKWVTRSNVILSFNTGLGRIAYYDYHTPTFQSSIENLVDPITYEVYTDDNTIDSKYWDFRIGFNIGYRFGTSKIKTTD; this is encoded by the coding sequence ATGAACAATTCATCCCTCAAATACCTAGGTGTCTCAATCCTACTCTTCTTGGCCTCCAGACCACAAGCGAGCGCACAGCAAGACTTTCAAATCAACCTGAGCAACCTCATATTCTATGAGGCCAACATGAACTATGAATTCCTGTCCTTTGACGGCAATGCGACTTTGGGGGCATTTGGAGGTTATGTATATGGGTTTCCAGGAAATAATGAAGACCAACAATACTACTATGTAGGGCCCGAGCTCCGCTTTTACCCCTTCCCTAACCGAGGAGCTGATGGATTTTTCCTAGGGCTCTACAGCCGCTACAAAAACGGATACAAAACCCAAACAATCACTGAGTCAGGGTATACCTCAGGTGGCGATAGATTGAATGAAAATACAGAGCTAAAGGTAGACTATGAAAAACTTGCATTTGGGTTCAATCTAGGCATGAAATGGGTCACCCGATCCAATGTAATTTTAAGTTTCAATACAGGACTGGGCCGCATCGCCTACTACGACTATCATACACCTACCTTCCAATCCAGTATCGAAAACCTAGTAGATCCAATCACCTATGAAGTCTACACAGACGACAATACAATAGACAGCAAATACTGGGACTTCCGTATTGGGTTTAACATCGGCTACCGTTTTGGAACGTCCAAAATCAAAACGACGGACTAA
- a CDS encoding Maf family nucleotide pyrophosphatase, with protein MDKKLILGSNSPRRQQLMSEAGFSFEVMGLDVDEQYGEMPSLEVAEYLAKKKNVAYREVLTDEIVVTADTVVIHEDKVLGKPQSEAEAVEMIQSMSGQVHEVVSAVCISSPETEVSFSDRVRVQMLPLTPEEIQHYVSVYKPMDKAGAYGIQEWIGLIGVGSISGSFYSVVGLPIHRVYHCLKTEFALSPSF; from the coding sequence ATGGATAAGAAATTGATATTGGGATCTAATTCTCCACGTAGGCAACAGCTCATGAGTGAGGCAGGTTTCTCGTTTGAGGTCATGGGATTGGATGTCGACGAGCAGTATGGTGAGATGCCCTCTTTGGAGGTGGCTGAGTATTTGGCAAAGAAGAAAAATGTAGCCTACCGAGAGGTTCTCACAGATGAAATCGTAGTGACCGCAGATACTGTGGTGATCCATGAGGACAAGGTTTTGGGTAAACCCCAATCAGAAGCAGAGGCTGTTGAAATGATCCAATCCATGTCGGGGCAGGTGCACGAGGTAGTTTCGGCCGTTTGTATCTCGAGTCCAGAGACTGAAGTGAGTTTTAGTGACCGTGTGCGTGTGCAGATGCTCCCATTGACTCCTGAAGAAATCCAACACTATGTGTCCGTCTACAAACCCATGGACAAAGCAGGAGCCTATGGGATCCAAGAGTGGATAGGACTGATAGGAGTGGGGAGTATTTCTGGGTCATTTTACTCGGTGGTAGGACTGCCTATCCATCGAGTGTATCACTGTCTCAAAACGGAGTTTGCCCTTAGTCCGTCGTTTTGA